A stretch of Marinitoga litoralis DNA encodes these proteins:
- a CDS encoding TetR/AcrR family transcriptional regulator: MARRPNPTLRAKRKENLMESIITIITEESIAEATTRHISEMSNLTIASLHYYFGSKDGALVATAEGILEDWIDEIFKKRTMTAEQKIRQLFTPPKYMITFSQILTYPFRQKDVSNRARLLDKKFSESIKEFLKLHEIGIDDLERHTELVKTFLIGLSFKIVTNRDILNDELNNLKRFFTEKEELPDIRGF, from the coding sequence ATGGCAAGACGTCCAAATCCAACTTTAAGAGCAAAAAGAAAAGAAAATTTAATGGAATCTATTATTACTATAATTACTGAAGAATCTATAGCAGAAGCTACAACAAGACATATTTCTGAAATGTCAAATTTAACAATAGCTTCTTTACATTATTATTTTGGTTCAAAAGATGGTGCTTTAGTAGCTACAGCAGAAGGTATCTTAGAAGATTGGATAGATGAAATATTTAAAAAAAGAACTATGACTGCAGAACAAAAAATTAGACAACTATTTACTCCTCCAAAATATATGATTACTTTTTCTCAAATTTTAACTTATCCATTTAGACAAAAAGATGTATCAAATAGAGCTAGATTGTTGGATAAAAAATTCTCAGAAAGTATAAAAGAGTTTTTAAAATTGCACGAAATTGGTATTGATGATTTAGAAAGACACACTGAATTAGTAAAAACATTTTTAATTGGTTTAAGTTTTAAAATAGTTACTAATAGAGATATTCTTAATGATGAGTTAAATAACTTGAAAAGATTTTTCACAGAGAAAGAAGAACTTCCAGATATTAGAGGATTTTAA
- a CDS encoding sugar transferase, which produces MIKYLVIGRKEDFEEITNEIEKKTKGRITFGDFLNPSPNVFLDRIKYHDRVLIADPDLEHYIKEELENVKKQGIIIEILPDLVERHLQRIPIEVFKKFEFYYSEFFLKKEENRIFDIFLAIFFLIISFPLMVIISILNYFIIGKPVIFKQLRVGKNKNRFFMYKFRTVHNDNIHSFSKFLRKTRLDELPQFFNILKGNMNFIGPRPEMLSFHNMCEENIDYYNYRLYINPGITGWAQVKYKYTISLEDYIVKTEYDLYYVKNKSFLLDLKILFLTILTIFKDNGSL; this is translated from the coding sequence ATGATAAAATATTTGGTAATTGGTAGAAAAGAAGATTTTGAAGAAATTACAAATGAAATAGAGAAAAAAACTAAAGGGCGGATTACATTTGGTGACTTTTTAAATCCCAGCCCAAATGTTTTTTTAGATAGAATAAAATATCATGATAGAGTTTTAATAGCAGATCCTGATTTAGAACATTATATAAAAGAAGAACTAGAAAATGTAAAAAAACAAGGCATTATTATAGAAATTTTGCCAGATTTAGTAGAAAGACATCTTCAAAGAATTCCTATAGAAGTTTTTAAAAAATTTGAATTTTACTATTCTGAATTCTTTTTAAAAAAAGAAGAAAATAGAATATTCGATATTTTTTTAGCTATCTTCTTTTTAATAATTTCATTTCCTTTAATGGTTATAATTTCAATATTAAACTATTTTATTATTGGAAAGCCTGTTATTTTTAAACAATTAAGAGTAGGAAAAAATAAAAATAGATTTTTCATGTATAAATTTCGAACTGTTCACAATGATAATATACATTCATTTAGTAAATTTTTAAGAAAAACACGATTAGATGAGTTACCTCAGTTTTTTAATATTTTAAAAGGTAATATGAATTTTATTGGTCCAAGACCTGAAATGTTATCTTTCCATAATATGTGTGAAGAAAATATAGATTATTATAATTATAGGTTATATATCAATCCTGGTATTACCGGTTGGGCTCAAGTTAAATATAAATATACAATATCTTTAGAAGATTATATTGTTAAAACAGAATATGATTTATACTATGTAAAGAATAAAAGTTTTTTACTAGATTTAAAAATATTATTTTTGACAATTTTAACTATTTTTAAAGATAATGGTTCTTTATGA
- a CDS encoding DUF402 domain-containing protein: MKHYKFDLINKKEHLISPTREVNVYIESIFNFNNSVGLERNWIVLDNHNSIKKIKRLILPNSYLMLTSFLTDKNSHLEDYLIYIDFGKYIKNNDIIEFIDLELDIIIKKDNSFEIDDIDELIEKYEDQIIEKKDFYSIIKEETFLINQFQKIGIFNTLENIFDKTSIKWLLNLG, encoded by the coding sequence ATGAAACATTATAAATTTGATTTAATAAATAAAAAAGAACATTTAATTTCACCTACTAGAGAAGTAAACGTATATATAGAAAGTATTTTTAATTTTAATAATTCTGTTGGTTTAGAAAGAAATTGGATAGTATTAGATAATCATAATTCTATTAAAAAAATTAAGAGATTGATACTTCCAAATAGTTATCTAATGCTAACTTCTTTTTTAACAGATAAAAATTCACATTTAGAGGATTATTTGATATATATTGATTTTGGAAAATATATTAAAAACAATGATATTATAGAATTTATAGATTTAGAATTAGATATTATTATTAAAAAGGATAATTCTTTTGAAATTGACGATATTGATGAATTAATAGAAAAATATGAAGACCAAATTATTGAAAAAAAGGATTTTTATTCAATAATAAAAGAAGAAACTTTTTTGATTAACCAATTCCAAAAAATTGGAATTTTTAATACTTTGGAAAACATTTTTGATAAAACCTCAATAAAATGGTTATTGAATTTAGGATAA